The bacterium genome contains the following window.
GGAGTAGGTAGGAGAGGACGGTACCGTTGGAGAGGAAGACGACCCAGGTGGGAGTCAAGGTCCCCCCGTTGCCTGACCAATAGGACGATAGCTGGACGCCGGTAAAAGGATCTCCGTTGGCTACGTAGCCGGCATTGCCGCTCGCGTCGCTCAGGGTGGGCGAGGTGAAGTTGGTGTTGACAAGGCTGTCGACGGCGTCTTCGGGTGGACAGACACCCGCGC
Protein-coding sequences here:
- a CDS encoding DUF1566 domain-containing protein, whose amino-acid sequence is AGVCPPEDAVDSLVNTNFTSPTLSDASGNAGYVANGDPFTGVQLSSYWSGNGGTLTPTWVVFLSNGTVLSYLLPPNPRPDRYVWPVRR